The following are from one region of the bacterium genome:
- a CDS encoding PTS mannose transporter subunit IIAB → MNKGRTIKGIIIGHGGLAQALLEAAEKIIGPQDDVETLSNVGLSGDALCGKIVRLCKKSRKEQIVFVDLPGGSCTISCMKVLRKKKNVHILCGMNLPMLLEFFILRHKFPARELVEILIKKATNNIFQVGSENE, encoded by the coding sequence TTGAATAAAGGACGAACGATCAAAGGGATCATCATCGGTCATGGCGGGCTCGCCCAGGCGCTGCTGGAAGCGGCTGAAAAGATAATCGGTCCGCAGGACGACGTGGAGACTTTATCCAATGTCGGGTTATCCGGCGACGCGCTGTGCGGCAAGATCGTTCGGCTGTGTAAAAAAAGCCGGAAAGAACAGATCGTATTCGTGGACCTGCCGGGCGGCAGCTGCACGATCTCATGCATGAAGGTGCTCAGGAAAAAAAAGAACGTGCATATCTTATGCGGTATGAACCTTCCCATGCTGCTGGAGTTCTTCATCCTGCGCCATAAGTTCCCGGCGCGGGAACTCGTTGAAATCCTGATAAAAAAGGCGACCAATAACATTTTCCAGGTGGGCAGCGAAAATGAATAG